One window from the genome of Thermaerobacter marianensis DSM 12885 encodes:
- a CDS encoding XTP/dITP diphosphatase, which yields MPFAHPEDGAHAVPGPAQAPAGAVAGAAGPAGGGPDLVLATHNRGKVRELENLLAEAGLALRVATLDRFPHVALPEETGSTFLENARLKAEAVARQTGLPALADDSGLCVDALGGRPGVYSARFAGPDANDAANNARLLRELAGVPAERRSARFRSVVVLALPDGRWTWAAGEARGRILEAPRGAGGFGYDPLFYSDELGMTFAEAGLDAKNAVSHRARALRALLPALRAWLVDGIVN from the coding sequence ATGCCGTTTGCTCACCCTGAAGACGGCGCCCACGCAGTCCCCGGCCCGGCCCAGGCGCCGGCCGGCGCGGTCGCCGGTGCGGCCGGCCCAGCCGGCGGCGGGCCCGACCTGGTGCTGGCCACCCACAACCGGGGCAAGGTCCGGGAGCTGGAGAACCTCCTGGCCGAAGCCGGCCTCGCCCTGCGGGTGGCCACCCTGGACCGGTTCCCCCACGTGGCTCTGCCCGAGGAGACCGGTTCGACGTTCCTCGAGAACGCGCGCCTCAAGGCCGAGGCCGTGGCGCGCCAGACGGGCCTGCCTGCCCTGGCCGACGACTCGGGTCTCTGCGTCGACGCCCTGGGCGGCCGTCCCGGCGTCTACTCGGCCCGTTTCGCCGGGCCGGATGCCAACGACGCCGCCAACAACGCGCGGCTCTTGCGGGAGCTGGCCGGTGTGCCCGCGGAGCGGCGCTCGGCGCGGTTCCGCTCGGTGGTGGTCCTGGCCCTGCCCGACGGGCGGTGGACGTGGGCGGCCGGCGAGGCCCGCGGCCGCATCCTGGAGGCGCCCCGGGGCGCGGGCGGCTTCGGCTACGATCCGCTGTTCTACTCGGACGAACTGGGCATGACCTTCGCCGAAGCGGGCCTGGACGCGAAGAACGCCGTCAGCCACCGCGCCCGCGCCCTGCGCGCCCTGCTGCCGGCGTTGCGTGCCTGGCTGGTGGACGGTATAGTTAATTGA
- the glmL gene encoding methylaspartate mutase accessory protein GlmL, with protein sequence MNEILAYVLVFLARVADVSLSTLRLMLVFRGQRLLGSLVGLFEVTIYIVALGWVVQRLDQQPLTLVFYALGFASGSYLGSLLEERLALGVEMVQVIPHGTGGRILADDLRRQGYGVTELEGQGREGHRTVLLITVERKAPPAPGDPAPAGAPGLRHRAGYPPRHRRRAPPGAQGEVTLPGRPSMNVALLVDFGSTFTKVSAVDLDQPRLLARAQAPTTYATGLEQGLDAALAALEQAYGAPLPPFRHRLACSSAGGGLRMVAVGLVPGLTAEAARRAALGAGARLLATFSGSLGPADRDRLAELNPDIVLVAGGTDGGNRTALLDFARALAGCPTTATVVVAGNRDAAPEAAAILERAGKAVVVVDNVLPRLDTLQVEPAREAIRRIFMEHIVVVRGWKDVEARLGAILMPTPAAALRGAELLADGAGDEPGLGELLVVDVGGATTDVHSVAAGLPADGRTVLRGLPPPRSQRTVEGDLGLRHGAPSLVEAAGLAAGGGEAAARWQERARRRAAEPPFVPGPDEPAEREADQELARAAVGVAVDRHAGRREPLATPHGRRWIQRGKDLRGVRHVVGTGGIFRHAPDPAVILAAALDPAGEGPVLKPRAATLWVDRHYLLSHAGLLAEVDPVAALKILKAGLTRVA encoded by the coding sequence GTGAACGAGATCCTGGCTTACGTGCTGGTGTTCCTCGCGCGGGTGGCCGACGTCAGCTTGAGCACCCTGCGGCTGATGCTGGTCTTCCGCGGCCAGCGGCTGCTGGGCTCGCTGGTCGGCCTGTTCGAGGTGACCATCTACATCGTCGCCCTGGGCTGGGTGGTGCAGCGGCTGGACCAGCAGCCCCTGACCCTGGTCTTCTATGCCCTGGGGTTCGCCAGCGGCAGCTACCTGGGGAGCCTGCTGGAGGAGCGGCTGGCCCTGGGCGTGGAGATGGTCCAGGTGATCCCCCACGGCACCGGCGGGCGCATCCTGGCCGACGACCTGCGGCGCCAGGGTTACGGCGTGACGGAGCTGGAGGGGCAGGGCCGGGAAGGCCACCGCACCGTCCTGCTGATCACCGTGGAGCGCAAGGCGCCCCCAGCTCCTGGAGATCCTGCGCCAGCGGGAGCCCCAGGCCTTCGTCACCGTGCTGGATACCCGCCGCGCCATCGGCGGCGTGCTCCGCCTGGTGCGCAAGGGGAAGTGACGCTTCCGGGGAGGCCGTCCATGAACGTCGCCCTGCTGGTCGACTTCGGCAGCACCTTCACCAAGGTCTCGGCCGTCGACCTGGACCAGCCCCGCTTGCTGGCCCGGGCCCAGGCGCCCACCACCTACGCCACGGGGCTGGAGCAGGGGCTGGATGCGGCCCTGGCCGCCCTGGAGCAGGCCTACGGCGCGCCCCTGCCGCCCTTCCGCCACCGGCTGGCCTGCTCGAGCGCCGGCGGCGGCCTGCGCATGGTGGCCGTGGGCCTGGTCCCCGGCCTCACCGCCGAGGCGGCCCGCCGCGCCGCCCTGGGCGCGGGCGCGCGGCTGCTGGCCACCTTCAGCGGCAGCCTGGGGCCGGCCGACCGGGACCGCCTGGCCGAGCTGAACCCCGACATCGTCCTGGTGGCGGGCGGCACCGACGGCGGCAACCGCACGGCCCTGCTGGACTTCGCCCGCGCCCTGGCGGGGTGCCCCACCACGGCCACGGTGGTGGTGGCGGGGAACCGGGACGCCGCTCCCGAGGCGGCGGCCATCCTGGAGCGGGCGGGCAAGGCGGTGGTGGTGGTCGACAACGTGCTGCCGCGCCTGGACACCCTGCAGGTGGAGCCGGCCCGCGAGGCGATCCGCCGCATCTTCATGGAGCACATCGTGGTGGTCCGGGGATGGAAGGACGTGGAGGCGCGCCTGGGGGCGATCCTGATGCCCACGCCCGCCGCCGCCCTGCGCGGCGCGGAGCTGCTGGCCGATGGCGCGGGGGACGAGCCGGGCCTGGGCGAGCTGCTGGTGGTCGACGTGGGCGGCGCCACCACCGACGTCCACTCCGTCGCCGCGGGGCTGCCCGCCGACGGCCGGACCGTGCTGCGCGGCCTGCCGCCCCCCCGCAGCCAGCGCACCGTGGAGGGCGACCTGGGCCTGCGCCACGGGGCCCCGTCCCTGGTCGAGGCCGCCGGGCTGGCCGCGGGCGGCGGCGAGGCCGCCGCCCGCTGGCAGGAGCGGGCCCGGCGCCGGGCCGCGGAGCCGCCCTTCGTCCCCGGTCCGGACGAACCGGCGGAGCGGGAGGCCGACCAGGAGCTGGCCCGGGCCGCGGTGGGGGTGGCGGTGGACCGGCACGCCGGCCGGCGCGAGCCCCTGGCCACCCCCCACGGCCGCCGGTGGATCCAGCGGGGCAAGGACCTGCGGGGCGTCCGCCACGTGGTCGGCACGGGCGGGATCTTCCGCCACGCCCCGGACCCGGCGGTGATCCTGGCGGCGGCCCTGGACCCGGCGGGGGAAGGGCCGGTGCTCAAGCCCCGCGCGGCGACCCTGTGGGTCGACCGGCATTACCTGCTGAGCCACGCTGGCCTGCTGGCCGAGGTGGATCCTGTGGCGGCGCTGAAGATCCTGAAAGCCGGGCTCACCCGGGTGGCGTAG
- the dinB gene encoding DNA polymerase IV, producing the protein MDRWVLHCDLDAFFAAVEQLDRPELRGRPVIVGGDPASRGVVATCSYEARAFGVRSAMPLAQARRLCPHAVFLPVRRERYEAVSRQVMAILARESPVLEPVSIDEAYLEVRGDGVAAARRLREAVRREVGLAMTVGVGPNRLVAKMACQRAKPDGLLAVAPAEVEAWLAPQPVEALPGLGPVTAARLRQAGIATLGQLAAADPVVLHRLLKGRAAELQARARGWDPRPVGLVAPARSLSEERTFPQDRRAQDVLPVLAELCEELGGRLRRQGYEATQITLKVRYADFTTVTRSRTLPRPACADGELFAAARELLARHVPPERWLRLVGVAAGGLIHQHDPQQLALWPGDSRSRRLAQAVDQVRGRFGRHAIGLAARWLPGAATGTGQGARRAPASRPVARARYPAAGGAGRDGAGTGPERGPAAGRMRGLAPTDAAPGAGVGTAPRTRPGGPRRAGSSPAGEPAGGGRP; encoded by the coding sequence ATGGACCGCTGGGTCCTCCACTGCGATCTGGACGCCTTCTTCGCCGCCGTGGAGCAGCTGGACCGGCCCGAGCTGCGCGGGCGGCCGGTCATCGTCGGCGGCGACCCCGCCTCCCGCGGCGTGGTGGCCACCTGCTCCTACGAAGCGCGGGCCTTCGGCGTGCGCTCCGCCATGCCCCTGGCCCAGGCGCGGCGGCTGTGCCCCCACGCCGTGTTCCTCCCCGTGCGCCGGGAACGGTACGAGGCGGTGTCCCGGCAGGTCATGGCCATCCTCGCCCGGGAGAGTCCCGTTCTGGAGCCCGTGTCCATCGACGAGGCGTATCTTGAGGTCCGCGGCGACGGCGTGGCCGCCGCCCGGCGGCTGCGGGAGGCGGTGCGCCGGGAGGTGGGGCTGGCCATGACCGTCGGGGTGGGGCCCAACCGGCTGGTGGCCAAGATGGCGTGCCAGCGGGCGAAGCCCGACGGCCTGCTGGCCGTGGCGCCGGCGGAGGTGGAGGCGTGGCTGGCGCCCCAGCCGGTGGAGGCCCTGCCGGGACTGGGCCCGGTCACGGCAGCCCGCCTGCGCCAGGCTGGCATCGCCACCCTGGGCCAGCTGGCCGCGGCCGATCCCGTGGTCTTGCACCGGCTGCTCAAGGGCCGGGCTGCCGAACTGCAAGCCCGCGCCCGGGGTTGGGATCCGCGTCCGGTGGGTCTCGTCGCGCCCGCCCGCTCCTTGAGCGAGGAGCGCACCTTCCCCCAAGACCGCCGGGCGCAGGACGTGCTGCCCGTGCTGGCCGAACTGTGTGAGGAGCTGGGCGGCCGGCTGCGGCGCCAGGGGTACGAGGCGACCCAGATCACCCTCAAGGTGCGTTACGCCGACTTCACCACCGTCACCCGCAGCCGCACCCTGCCGCGTCCCGCCTGCGCCGACGGCGAGCTCTTCGCCGCGGCGCGGGAGCTGCTGGCGCGCCACGTGCCGCCGGAGCGCTGGCTGCGCCTCGTGGGTGTGGCGGCCGGGGGGCTGATCCACCAGCACGATCCCCAGCAGCTGGCCCTCTGGCCCGGCGACTCGCGGTCCCGGCGGCTGGCCCAGGCCGTCGATCAGGTGCGCGGCCGTTTCGGCCGCCACGCCATCGGGCTGGCGGCGCGCTGGTTGCCCGGGGCCGCGACCGGGACCGGGCAAGGGGCCCGCCGCGCGCCGGCGTCGCGACCGGTGGCACGCGCCCGGTACCCCGCCGCCGGCGGCGCAGGCCGGGACGGTGCCGGAACCGGCCCTGAACGCGGCCCCGCCGCCGGCCGGATGCGCGGCCTCGCGCCCACCGACGCCGCGCCGGGCGCTGGTGTCGGGACGGCGCCCCGCACCCGCCCCGGCGGGCCGCGGCGGGCCGGTTCGTCCCCGGCCGGGGAGCCGGCAGGGGGCGGCCGGCCGTGA
- the smpB gene encoding SsrA-binding protein SmpB, giving the protein MGAQGQGVRLVADNRKARHDYFVDETFEAGLVLTGTEIKSIRAGRVNLRDSHARVERGEVWLYGMHIAPYEHGNRFNHEPDRPRKLLLHRREIDYLAGRVRERGYTLVPLKLYLKGGWAKVELALARGKKSYDKRATIAQREAQRRMAQALRARP; this is encoded by the coding sequence ATGGGGGCACAGGGACAGGGCGTGCGCCTGGTGGCGGACAACCGCAAGGCGCGTCATGATTACTTCGTCGACGAGACCTTCGAGGCCGGACTGGTCCTGACCGGCACGGAGATCAAGTCGATCCGGGCCGGGCGGGTGAACCTGCGGGACAGCCACGCCCGGGTCGAGCGGGGCGAGGTCTGGCTCTACGGGATGCACATCGCCCCCTACGAGCACGGCAACCGGTTCAACCACGAGCCGGACCGGCCGCGGAAGCTGCTGTTGCACCGCCGCGAGATCGACTACCTGGCGGGGCGGGTGCGGGAGCGCGGCTACACCCTGGTGCCGCTGAAGCTCTACCTCAAGGGCGGGTGGGCGAAGGTGGAGCTGGCCCTGGCCCGCGGCAAGAAGAGTTACGACAAGCGCGCCACCATCGCCCAGCGCGAGGCCCAGCGGCGCATGGCCCAGGCTCTCCGTGCCCGGCCGTGA
- the rnr gene encoding ribonuclease R — protein MPKRRKKDLDQGTPDAGTRDGRTGGEGARGGRRPASRAAVAAEAAGARHAAAVKPGEMEEPAEAARAAAPDAREAAGATAPQAAGAVKPGDAVQAWEDRILAFMREKAYRPLTATQLAAAMDVEGPEAEAAFRAALERLEAAGRVVRTRTRRYGVPERMNLAVGVLHGHPKGYAFLIQPDGEDVFIPAENLNGAMHRDRVVVRLVGRARGGRKAEGEVIRILERANRELVGRLEWQQGQAGYGFVTPVDQRVSWDVFIPQGQLGGARAGDMVVVEITRWPEKRRGPEGRVVRVLGPADAPGVDVAAIVAKAGLRVEFPAAAMAQAEQVPERVTARDRRGRRDLRDWLIVTIDGADAKDLDDAVSLQRLPEGGEAVWRLGVHIADVSHYVPEGSPLDLEARRRATSVYLVDRVIPMLPPRLSNGICSLNPRVDRLAVSVIMDFDAQGRRVAYEIFPSVIRTRHRLTYEGVERMLEGDPDDPEVRALREQHADVLPMLEEMARLAARLTARRERRGSIDFDIAEVKVVLDQQGMPRELLRRERTVATRIIEEFMIAANETVAEHCHWRQVPFVYRVHEEPDPDEVEELAAFLTILGYPLPPRRKLHPRLFQQVLKQVEGRPEEYLVNAVVLRTMKRARYATEALGHFGLAARFYCHFTSPIRRYPDLVVHRIVKELVARGTLPAQRAEQLEAILPEIADHCSQQERVAEEAERESVELKKVQFMMDKVGETYRGIISGVTPFGLFVTLPNLVEGLVHVSTLTDDYYHYEEKLYSLVGERTRRTFRLGDEVEVVVAKVNPEARTIDLVLAELAGELEDYAGRPSRGGRRGEGAGRGGARGAGEAGRTGGRGAEREAREAGRAAGRGKNAARRTAAAPGAGGAAARGGRRRRRAAGAAAGRDDAGPARSQAR, from the coding sequence TTGCCGAAACGCAGGAAGAAGGATCTGGACCAAGGGACCCCTGACGCAGGAACCCGCGACGGACGGACGGGCGGCGAAGGGGCCCGCGGCGGCCGCCGCCCGGCCTCCCGGGCGGCCGTGGCGGCCGAGGCGGCCGGCGCGCGCCATGCCGCGGCGGTGAAGCCTGGGGAGATGGAGGAACCGGCGGAGGCCGCCAGGGCCGCGGCGCCGGATGCCAGGGAGGCGGCCGGCGCCACGGCCCCGCAGGCGGCAGGGGCGGTGAAGCCGGGGGACGCGGTGCAGGCGTGGGAAGACCGCATCCTCGCCTTCATGCGGGAGAAGGCCTACCGCCCCCTGACGGCCACCCAGCTGGCCGCCGCCATGGATGTCGAAGGCCCCGAGGCGGAAGCGGCCTTCCGCGCCGCCCTGGAGCGGCTGGAGGCGGCGGGCCGGGTCGTCCGCACCCGCACCCGCCGCTACGGCGTGCCCGAGCGGATGAACCTGGCCGTGGGCGTCCTCCACGGCCACCCCAAGGGGTACGCCTTCCTCATCCAGCCCGACGGCGAGGATGTGTTCATCCCGGCGGAAAACCTCAACGGCGCCATGCACCGCGACCGGGTGGTGGTGCGGCTGGTGGGCCGGGCCCGGGGCGGGCGCAAAGCCGAGGGCGAGGTCATCCGCATCCTGGAGCGGGCCAACCGCGAGCTGGTGGGCCGGCTGGAGTGGCAACAGGGCCAGGCGGGCTACGGCTTCGTCACCCCCGTGGACCAGCGGGTGTCCTGGGACGTGTTCATCCCGCAGGGGCAGCTGGGCGGCGCCAGGGCGGGCGATATGGTGGTGGTGGAGATCACCCGCTGGCCCGAGAAGCGGCGCGGCCCTGAGGGCCGGGTCGTCCGGGTGCTGGGGCCGGCCGACGCCCCGGGAGTCGACGTGGCCGCCATCGTCGCCAAGGCCGGCCTGCGGGTCGAGTTCCCCGCCGCCGCCATGGCCCAGGCGGAGCAGGTGCCCGAGAGGGTGACGGCCCGCGACCGGCGTGGCCGGCGGGACCTGCGGGACTGGCTGATCGTCACCATCGACGGTGCCGACGCCAAGGACCTGGACGACGCCGTGTCCCTCCAGCGGCTGCCCGAGGGCGGCGAGGCCGTGTGGCGCCTGGGCGTGCACATCGCCGACGTGTCCCACTACGTGCCCGAGGGCAGCCCCCTCGACCTCGAGGCGCGCCGGCGCGCCACCAGCGTGTACCTGGTCGACCGGGTGATCCCCATGCTGCCGCCGCGCCTGTCCAACGGCATCTGCAGCCTGAACCCACGGGTCGACCGGCTGGCGGTGTCGGTGATCATGGACTTCGATGCCCAGGGCCGGCGGGTGGCCTACGAGATCTTCCCCAGCGTGATCCGCACCCGCCACCGCCTGACCTACGAGGGCGTCGAGCGGATGCTGGAGGGGGACCCGGACGATCCCGAGGTGCGTGCCCTGCGGGAGCAGCACGCCGACGTGCTGCCCATGCTGGAGGAGATGGCGCGCCTCGCCGCCCGCCTGACGGCGCGCCGCGAGCGGCGGGGCAGCATCGACTTCGACATCGCCGAGGTCAAGGTGGTCCTGGACCAGCAGGGGATGCCGCGGGAGCTGCTGCGCCGGGAGCGCACCGTGGCCACGCGCATCATCGAGGAGTTCATGATCGCCGCCAACGAGACGGTGGCCGAGCACTGCCACTGGCGCCAGGTGCCCTTCGTCTACCGCGTCCACGAGGAGCCCGACCCCGACGAGGTGGAGGAACTGGCCGCGTTCCTCACCATCCTCGGCTATCCCCTGCCGCCGCGGCGCAAGCTGCACCCGCGGCTGTTCCAGCAGGTGCTCAAGCAGGTGGAGGGGCGGCCGGAGGAGTACCTGGTCAACGCCGTGGTGCTGCGCACCATGAAGCGGGCCCGGTACGCCACCGAGGCCCTGGGCCACTTCGGGCTGGCGGCCCGGTTCTACTGCCACTTCACCTCCCCCATCCGCCGCTACCCCGACCTGGTGGTGCACCGCATCGTGAAGGAGCTGGTGGCGCGGGGCACCCTGCCCGCCCAGCGGGCGGAGCAGCTGGAGGCCATCCTGCCCGAGATCGCCGACCACTGCTCCCAGCAGGAACGGGTGGCCGAAGAGGCGGAGCGGGAGAGCGTGGAGCTCAAGAAGGTCCAGTTCATGATGGACAAGGTCGGCGAGACCTACCGGGGGATCATCTCGGGCGTCACGCCCTTCGGCCTGTTCGTCACCCTGCCGAACCTGGTGGAAGGGCTGGTCCATGTCAGCACCCTGACCGACGACTATTATCACTACGAGGAGAAGCTCTACAGCCTGGTGGGCGAGCGCACCCGCCGCACCTTCCGCCTGGGCGACGAGGTGGAGGTGGTGGTGGCCAAGGTCAACCCCGAGGCGCGCACCATCGACCTGGTGCTGGCGGAGCTGGCCGGCGAACTGGAGGACTACGCCGGGCGGCCGTCCCGGGGCGGCCGGCGGGGCGAGGGCGCCGGGCGCGGGGGTGCGCGGGGCGCGGGGGAGGCGGGCCGGACCGGAGGCCGTGGGGCGGAACGGGAGGCACGGGAAGCCGGCCGGGCCGCAGGCCGCGGGAAGAACGCGGCCCGCCGGACCGCCGCCGCGCCTGGGGCCGGGGGGGCGGCGGCGCGGGGCGGGCGCCGGCGACGCCGTGCCGCCGGCGCCGCGGCGGGCCGGGACGATGCCGGCCCGGCCCGGTCGCAGGCGCGGTGA
- a CDS encoding sodium-translocating pyrophosphatase, giving the protein MAERELALLAPAAGLLALAVAVSLARSVARVEAGEGKMVEVARAIQEGAMAFLAREYGTLVAFVLAMAAVLTAADRGTRAAGFGPAVAAAYLMGATASLAAGYGGMRVATMANVRTARMAQGGGLPAALAVAFNGGAVMGLAVVGLGLLGLGGLYLAWVDPARPATLAVLNGFAMGASSVALFARVGGGIFTKAADMGADLVGKLEAGIPEDDPRNPAVIADNVGDNVGDVAGMGADLFESYVGSVVAAVVVGAAGVAATGAARAAVEFPLVLAAAGVVASLLGIAVTRAGAGGDPAAALRRGTLAASFLLAAGGGLAAGWLGLPRAAAAMAAGLVAGVIIGLVTEYYTSGDRPPVRQVERSAETGTATNILAGMAVGMKSTALPVLVVGAATLVAHHFAGLYGIAVAAVGMLATTGITVAVDAYGPIADNAGGIAEMAGLPAPVREVTDRLDAVGNTTAAMGKGFAIGSAALTALGLFSAYAATTGLGSVDLLDPRVITGALIGGMLPMLFSALAVEAVGRAAFAMIEEVRRQLRQRPGILTGEQRPDYARCVDISTRSALAQMMVPGLLAVAVPLAVGLLLGPEAVGGLLAGALVTGVLVAIFMANAGGAWDNAKKYIEGGALGGKGSEPHRAAVVGDTVGDPFKDTAGPSLNILIKLMSIVALVFAPLFVRVGG; this is encoded by the coding sequence GTGGCGGAACGGGAACTGGCCCTCCTGGCTCCGGCCGCCGGGTTGCTGGCGCTGGCGGTGGCGGTGTCCCTGGCCCGCAGCGTGGCGCGGGTCGAGGCCGGCGAGGGCAAGATGGTCGAGGTCGCCCGGGCCATCCAGGAGGGGGCCATGGCCTTCCTGGCCCGGGAGTACGGCACGCTGGTGGCCTTCGTGCTGGCCATGGCCGCCGTTCTGACGGCAGCGGACCGCGGGACGCGGGCGGCGGGCTTCGGCCCGGCGGTGGCGGCGGCGTACCTGATGGGGGCGACGGCCTCCCTGGCGGCAGGGTACGGCGGCATGCGGGTGGCGACCATGGCCAACGTCCGCACGGCCCGCATGGCCCAGGGCGGCGGGTTGCCGGCGGCCCTGGCCGTGGCCTTCAACGGCGGGGCGGTCATGGGGCTGGCGGTGGTGGGCCTGGGCCTCCTGGGGCTCGGCGGGCTGTACCTGGCGTGGGTCGATCCGGCCCGGCCGGCCACCCTGGCGGTGCTCAACGGCTTCGCCATGGGCGCCAGCTCCGTGGCCCTGTTCGCCCGGGTGGGCGGGGGCATCTTCACCAAGGCGGCGGACATGGGGGCCGACCTGGTGGGCAAGCTGGAAGCCGGCATCCCCGAGGACGACCCGCGCAACCCCGCGGTGATCGCCGACAACGTGGGCGACAACGTGGGCGACGTGGCCGGCATGGGTGCCGACCTGTTCGAGTCGTACGTGGGGTCGGTGGTGGCGGCGGTGGTGGTGGGGGCGGCCGGGGTCGCCGCCACCGGGGCCGCCCGGGCGGCGGTGGAGTTCCCGCTGGTGCTGGCCGCGGCCGGGGTGGTGGCCTCCCTTCTGGGCATCGCGGTCACCCGGGCCGGGGCGGGCGGTGACCCCGCCGCCGCCCTGCGGCGCGGCACCCTGGCCGCCTCCTTCCTGCTGGCGGCCGGGGGCGGCCTGGCGGCGGGATGGCTGGGGCTGCCGCGGGCGGCGGCGGCCATGGCGGCGGGGCTCGTGGCCGGCGTGATCATCGGCCTGGTGACGGAGTATTACACCTCCGGCGACCGGCCGCCGGTCCGTCAGGTGGAGCGGTCGGCGGAGACGGGCACGGCGACCAACATCCTGGCCGGCATGGCCGTCGGCATGAAGAGCACCGCCCTGCCGGTGCTGGTGGTAGGGGCGGCGACCCTGGTCGCCCACCACTTCGCCGGGCTGTACGGCATCGCCGTGGCCGCCGTCGGCATGCTGGCGACCACGGGCATCACCGTGGCCGTCGACGCCTACGGCCCCATCGCGGACAACGCCGGCGGCATCGCCGAGATGGCCGGCCTGCCCGCTCCGGTGCGGGAGGTGACGGACCGGCTGGACGCCGTGGGGAACACCACCGCGGCCATGGGCAAGGGCTTCGCCATCGGTTCCGCCGCCCTGACGGCGCTCGGGCTCTTCTCGGCCTACGCCGCCACCACGGGGCTCGGGTCCGTGGACCTCCTGGATCCGCGGGTCATCACGGGCGCTCTAATTGGCGGCATGCTGCCCATGCTGTTCTCCGCCCTGGCCGTGGAGGCGGTGGGCCGGGCTGCCTTCGCCATGATCGAGGAAGTCCGCCGCCAGCTCCGCCAGAGGCCGGGCATCCTAACGGGAGAACAGCGGCCCGATTACGCCCGTTGTGTCGACATCAGCACCCGGTCCGCCCTGGCCCAGATGATGGTGCCCGGGTTGCTGGCCGTGGCCGTGCCCCTGGCGGTGGGGCTCCTCCTGGGACCGGAGGCGGTGGGCGGCCTGCTGGCCGGGGCCCTGGTGACGGGCGTGCTGGTGGCCATCTTCATGGCCAACGCCGGCGGTGCCTGGGACAACGCGAAGAAGTACATCGAGGGCGGGGCCCTGGGCGGCAAGGGTTCCGAACCCCACCGGGCCGCGGTGGTGGGCGACACCGTGGGCGACCCCTTCAAGGACACGGCGGGCCCGTCGCTCAACATCCTGATCAAGCTGATGTCCATCGTGGCCCTGGTCTTCGCCCCCCTGTTCGTGAGAGTGGGCGGTTGA
- the secG gene encoding preprotein translocase subunit SecG: protein MLIVHILAVIGLIAVVVLQSGRSAGLSGAIAGGAEAFFGKRRGLDEFLGRMTVILAVVFFITSFVLGYFMD, encoded by the coding sequence GTGCTGATCGTGCACATCCTGGCGGTCATCGGCCTGATCGCCGTGGTGGTGCTGCAGTCGGGGCGCAGCGCGGGCCTGTCCGGGGCCATCGCCGGCGGGGCCGAGGCCTTCTTCGGGAAGAGGCGGGGTCTGGACGAGTTTCTCGGGCGGATGACGGTGATCCTGGCGGTGGTCTTCTTCATCACCTCCTTCGTGCTGGGGTACTTCATGGACTGA
- the eno gene encoding phosphopyruvate hydratase, translating to MSTLIAGVEARQILDSRGNPTVEVDVWLEDGSFGRAAVPSGASTGTYEAVELRDGGEAYGGKGVLKAVENVMEVIAPEVVGLDALDQAAVDRALVELDGTPNKSRLGANAILGVSLAVARAAASSVGLPLYRYLGGVDARLLPVPLMNILNGGRHADNNVDIQEFMVVPAGAKSFAEALRMGAEVFHALHKVLGERGLATGVGDEGGFAPNLDSNEAALDVLMEAIQRAGYRPGEDVALAIDAAASEWYRPEEGVYVLAGQGQRRTADELIEMYARWLDRYPLVSLEDGLAEEDWDGWRRLTQRLGSRLQLVGDDLFVTNVERVRRGIATGAANAVLIKVNQIGTLTETLLTMETAATAGYRNIVSHRSGETEDVTIADLAVATRAGQIKAGAPSRSERVAKYNQLLRIEEQLGDSARYAGWSAFRRG from the coding sequence GTGAGCACCCTGATCGCCGGCGTGGAAGCCCGCCAGATCCTGGACTCGCGGGGCAATCCGACGGTGGAGGTGGACGTCTGGCTGGAAGACGGGTCCTTCGGCCGGGCGGCGGTACCGTCGGGCGCTTCCACCGGGACCTACGAGGCGGTGGAGCTGCGGGACGGCGGGGAGGCCTACGGGGGCAAGGGCGTCCTCAAGGCTGTGGAGAACGTCATGGAGGTCATCGCGCCCGAGGTGGTGGGCCTCGACGCCCTGGACCAGGCCGCCGTCGACCGGGCCCTGGTGGAGCTGGACGGCACCCCCAACAAGAGCCGCCTGGGCGCCAACGCCATCCTGGGCGTCTCCCTGGCCGTGGCCCGCGCCGCGGCGTCCAGCGTGGGGCTGCCGCTGTACCGCTACCTGGGCGGGGTCGACGCGCGCCTCCTGCCCGTGCCTTTGATGAACATCCTCAATGGCGGCCGCCACGCCGACAACAACGTGGACATCCAGGAGTTCATGGTGGTCCCGGCGGGCGCGAAGAGCTTCGCCGAGGCCCTGCGCATGGGCGCGGAGGTGTTCCACGCCCTGCACAAGGTGCTGGGCGAGCGGGGCCTGGCCACCGGCGTGGGCGACGAGGGCGGGTTCGCCCCCAACCTGGACTCCAACGAAGCGGCCCTGGACGTGCTCATGGAGGCGATCCAGCGGGCGGGCTACCGGCCCGGCGAGGACGTGGCCCTGGCCATCGACGCCGCCGCCAGCGAGTGGTACCGGCCCGAGGAGGGCGTGTACGTCCTGGCCGGGCAGGGGCAGCGGCGGACGGCCGACGAGCTCATCGAGATGTACGCCCGCTGGCTGGACCGCTACCCCCTGGTCTCCCTGGAGGACGGCCTGGCCGAGGAAGACTGGGACGGCTGGCGCCGCCTGACCCAGCGGCTGGGCAGCCGGCTGCAGCTGGTGGGCGACGACCTGTTCGTCACCAACGTGGAGCGGGTGCGCCGGGGCATCGCCACCGGGGCGGCCAACGCCGTGCTGATCAAGGTGAACCAGATCGGCACCCTGACCGAGACCCTGCTGACCATGGAAACGGCGGCCACGGCCGGGTACCGGAACATCGTCTCCCACCGCTCGGGCGAGACGGAAGACGTCACCATCGCCGACTTGGCCGTGGCCACCCGGGCGGGCCAGATCAAGGCGGGGGCGCCGTCGCGGTCGGAGCGGGTAGCCAAGTACAACCAGCTCTTGCGCATCGAGGAGCAGCTGGGCGACAGCGCCCGGTACGCCGGCTGGTCCGCCTTCCGCCGCGGCTAG